A genomic window from Sphingobacterium spiritivorum includes:
- a CDS encoding lmo0937 family membrane protein, whose product MGNILYLIAVILVIIWAISFIGGYYTGGIIHALLVIAIIVILLRIIRGNA is encoded by the coding sequence ATGGGTAACATTTTGTATTTAATCGCGGTCATTTTAGTTATTATCTGGGCGATTAGCTTTATAGGAGGATATTATACAGGTGGTATTATTCACGCATTGCTGGTGATAGCTATCATTGTTATTTTATTGAGGATAATTAGAGGAAATGCTTAA
- a CDS encoding MBL fold metallo-hydrolase, whose protein sequence is MKITFLGTGTSQGVPVIACHCEVCQSADPRNKRLRSSVMIEFEGNNIVIDTGPDFRYQMLREEVNHLDAILMTHSHKDHIAGLDDVRAFNYQQKQSIPIYGTQALHEALKREFYYAFSDIKYPGVPQLELREIDGSQSFHLYGKEIIPIEVMHFKMPVLGYRIANFAYITDAKTVSDESVEKLKGVEYLVINALQKEPHISHFTLEEAISFADKVNAKQTYLTHISHRLGLHEEVSRELPDHIELAYDGLSIKL, encoded by the coding sequence TTGAAAATTACTTTTTTAGGAACCGGAACTTCGCAGGGTGTCCCTGTTATTGCGTGCCATTGTGAGGTGTGCCAGTCTGCTGATCCTCGTAATAAGCGGCTGCGCTCCTCCGTTATGATCGAATTTGAGGGAAATAATATAGTGATCGATACCGGGCCTGATTTCAGATATCAGATGCTGAGGGAGGAAGTAAATCATCTCGATGCTATTCTGATGACCCACTCTCATAAAGATCATATTGCAGGACTGGACGATGTGAGAGCGTTTAATTATCAGCAGAAACAGTCTATTCCTATTTACGGAACACAGGCGCTACATGAAGCCCTCAAGCGTGAATTCTATTATGCTTTCTCCGATATCAAATATCCCGGAGTCCCTCAATTAGAACTTCGTGAGATAGATGGAAGCCAATCCTTTCATCTCTACGGTAAAGAGATTATTCCCATAGAAGTCATGCATTTCAAGATGCCTGTGCTGGGCTATCGCATAGCTAATTTTGCTTACATTACGGATGCAAAAACCGTATCAGATGAATCTGTTGAAAAATTAAAAGGCGTTGAGTATTTAGTCATCAACGCCCTGCAGAAAGAGCCCCATATCTCTCATTTTACTTTAGAAGAGGCTATCAGTTTTGCGGATAAAGTGAATGCAAAACAAACCTATCTCACCCATATCAGTCATCGACTGGGACTTCATGAAGAGGTTTCCAGAGAACTTCCAGATCATATTGAGTTAGCTTACGACGGACTTTCAATTAAGCTTTAA
- a CDS encoding glycosyltransferase: protein MFFSIIIPLYNRPQEIDELLDSLLRQRYKHFEVIIVEDGSQKDAKAIVERYEDKLDVHYYFKPNEGQGFARNYGFERAKGDYFIIFDSDVIVPSDYLHEVIIGLQRDHFDAFGGPDAAHESFTPVQKAISYSMTSPFTTGGIRGNKKHIGQFNPRSFNMGISREVWVRTGGFKLARRSEDIEFSIRMIEQGFRVGLIPEAYVYHKRRTSFSQFFKQTNLFGKGRIDIYKLFPKELKPVHALPALFVVGLVILVLLNLLNVVVAGKSGLILFLTSIGNWGLGLYTLLLFFHALYTTRSLQVAFLSVIAAFTQLIAYGSGFIESYLREVILVSK from the coding sequence ATGTTTTTTTCTATTATCATTCCCTTATACAATCGTCCGCAGGAGATTGACGAATTGCTCGATTCACTGCTAAGGCAACGTTACAAGCATTTTGAAGTCATTATTGTTGAAGACGGTTCGCAGAAGGATGCCAAAGCTATTGTAGAGCGTTATGAGGATAAGCTGGATGTACATTATTACTTCAAACCTAATGAGGGGCAAGGGTTTGCCCGTAATTATGGCTTTGAAAGAGCAAAGGGAGATTATTTTATCATTTTTGATTCCGATGTTATTGTCCCTTCAGATTATCTCCATGAAGTGATCATTGGTTTACAAAGGGATCATTTTGATGCTTTTGGCGGACCGGACGCTGCACATGAATCCTTTACACCGGTTCAGAAAGCCATTAGTTATTCCATGACCAGTCCTTTTACAACCGGAGGTATACGCGGAAATAAAAAACACATCGGTCAGTTCAATCCGAGAAGTTTTAATATGGGCATCTCACGTGAAGTATGGGTGCGTACAGGTGGGTTTAAACTGGCCAGAAGATCAGAGGATATAGAATTCAGTATCCGTATGATTGAACAAGGATTCAGGGTAGGGCTGATTCCTGAAGCATATGTCTATCATAAAAGAAGAACCAGCTTTTCTCAATTTTTCAAGCAGACAAATTTGTTTGGAAAAGGGAGGATAGATATCTATAAATTATTCCCAAAAGAATTAAAGCCTGTACATGCTTTGCCGGCATTATTTGTGGTCGGACTGGTGATTTTAGTGTTGCTCAATCTGCTGAATGTAGTAGTTGCAGGAAAATCAGGACTTATTCTATTTCTCACATCCATCGGCAATTGGGGATTGGGATTGTATACATTGCTGCTCTTTTTTCATGCGCTGTATACCACCAGAAGTCTGCAGGTTGCGTTTTTAAGTGTGATCGCCGCTTTTACCCAATTGATTGCTTATGGCAGCGGATTTATTGAAAGCTATCTTCGCGAAGTCATACTCGTCAGTAAATAG
- a CDS encoding glycosyltransferase family 2 protein, producing MDISVVVPLFNEEESLPELTAWIDRVMQANNFSYEIILVDDGSNDSSWKVIERLKEGSDNIIGVKFRRNYGKSAALNVGFAAAQGDVVITMDADLQDSPDEIPELYDRIMRQDADLVSGWKQKRYDPLTKTVPTKLFNAVTRKMSGIDNLHDFNCGLKAYKKDVVKSIEVYGEMHRYIPVLAKWAGFSAIQEQVVQHYPRKYGTTKFGPGRFVKGFLDLLSIYFVGKFGKRPMHFFGSIGVISFLIGIFITFYLIADKLMSIANNSPYRNVTDQPLFFLSLVAILIGTQLFLTGFIAELVSRNGSERNKYQIDRVI from the coding sequence ATGGATATTTCGGTAGTCGTTCCACTATTTAATGAAGAAGAATCGTTACCAGAGCTTACCGCCTGGATCGATCGGGTTATGCAGGCCAATAATTTTTCATATGAAATTATTCTGGTTGATGACGGTAGCAATGACAGCTCCTGGAAAGTGATAGAGCGACTTAAAGAAGGAAGCGATAATATCATAGGGGTGAAGTTTCGGAGAAACTACGGTAAATCTGCAGCATTAAATGTAGGTTTTGCCGCTGCTCAGGGTGATGTAGTCATCACCATGGATGCTGATCTGCAGGATAGTCCGGACGAAATTCCGGAACTTTATGACCGTATTATGCGTCAGGATGCAGATCTTGTATCCGGGTGGAAACAAAAACGATATGATCCGCTTACGAAGACCGTTCCTACCAAACTATTCAATGCCGTAACCCGTAAAATGTCAGGTATTGACAATTTACATGATTTCAATTGCGGATTGAAGGCGTATAAAAAAGATGTTGTTAAGAGTATCGAAGTGTACGGTGAAATGCATCGATATATTCCGGTGTTAGCAAAATGGGCCGGATTTTCAGCGATACAGGAGCAGGTTGTACAACATTATCCCCGTAAATACGGTACTACAAAATTCGGCCCCGGAAGGTTTGTGAAAGGCTTCCTTGATCTGTTATCCATCTATTTTGTAGGTAAATTCGGTAAAAGACCTATGCACTTCTTTGGTTCAATAGGAGTGATCAGCTTTCTGATCGGTATATTTATTACTTTTTACCTTATTGCGGACAAACTGATGAGTATCGCCAATAATTCCCCTTACCGGAATGTTACCGATCAGCCTTTGTTCTTTTTATCGCTGGTGGCTATCCTGATCGGCACACAGTTATTCCTGACTGGATTTATAGCCGAGCTGGTCTCCCGTAACGGCAGCGAGCGAAATAAATATCAGATAGACCGGGTAATCTAA
- a CDS encoding DUF4199 domain-containing protein, with protein sequence MTDQLSLQETDGKKQSITYGLYLGVIALVLGIVTMYISKSTTSLVVLFGVSGVLNLVVFLAVAVLFSISIRKSVGGYWSFSEALKKIFIMFAVAALLSSLGSFAFTKFVEPTIQEEVINNTSNLTIEMLEKSGAGDAQIDEAIAKLDEQKAEISKMSFWQFFRGIGITMIFYFVLALILAAILKKEKPFFQQHPNVDPNTDPNANYGAWPDQNNPN encoded by the coding sequence ATGACCGACCAACTTTCACTTCAAGAAACAGACGGCAAAAAACAGAGCATAACCTATGGATTGTATCTTGGTGTTATTGCACTTGTACTGGGTATTGTAACAATGTATATTTCTAAAAGTACAACTTCTTTGGTGGTGCTATTTGGTGTTTCTGGAGTACTCAACTTAGTGGTTTTTCTTGCTGTAGCAGTATTATTTTCAATTAGTATCAGAAAAAGTGTCGGCGGATACTGGTCGTTTTCTGAAGCCTTGAAAAAGATCTTTATTATGTTTGCTGTTGCTGCGCTTCTTTCCTCTTTGGGCTCCTTTGCATTTACAAAATTTGTCGAACCTACTATTCAGGAAGAAGTAATTAATAATACCAGTAATCTGACGATTGAAATGCTCGAGAAGTCTGGTGCCGGAGACGCGCAGATAGACGAAGCTATCGCAAAACTGGATGAACAGAAAGCTGAAATTTCAAAAATGTCGTTTTGGCAATTTTTCAGAGGAATAGGTATTACTATGATATTCTATTTTGTCTTAGCCTTGATTCTGGCTGCGATTTTAAAGAAAGAAAAACCTTTTTTTCAGCAACATCCTAACGTAGATCCTAATACGGATCCGAATGCAAATTATGGTGCATGGCCGGATCAGAACAATCCCAACTAA
- a CDS encoding dihydroorotase, translating into MSTLLITSATVILPGNEHHRKEVDVLIENGKIAQIGKKIKAPDSATTVIDAKGAFLAPGFFDLNVNFGEPGLETKEDIQTGTAAAAAGGFTGVAVQPNTEPAIQSRSEVALVINAAKGNLVDVYPVGAISKKREGKELAELYDMQQTGAIAFSDGNRSVQQAGLMSRALLYSKGFNGLIISHPEDESMAGGNQMNEGVVSTYLGMKGIPNLAESLMLSRDLYLAEYNESPIHFSTISTAEAVDLIKKAKAKGQPVTCDVAAHHLMLSDKEVEGFDSNYKVNPPLRTKHDIKALLKGLKDGVINAVVSQHTPQEVEYKKVEFHIAKNGIIGLQTVLPLLVQAGLDEEIIVEKLAIGPRKVLGLEVPLLQEGEAANIVLFDTKQKWTFDTVQNKSKSENSPFLGQEMTGKVLLVLNNGKIFKN; encoded by the coding sequence ATGAGTACATTATTAATCACTTCTGCAACTGTTATTTTGCCAGGAAACGAGCATCACCGCAAAGAGGTGGATGTATTGATTGAGAATGGTAAGATCGCACAGATCGGTAAAAAAATAAAAGCGCCGGATTCGGCAACAACTGTCATCGATGCAAAAGGTGCATTCCTGGCACCCGGATTTTTTGATCTTAATGTCAACTTCGGAGAACCCGGACTGGAAACCAAAGAAGATATACAGACCGGTACAGCCGCTGCTGCTGCAGGAGGATTTACAGGAGTGGCTGTTCAGCCCAATACTGAACCTGCCATACAGAGTCGTTCGGAAGTTGCGCTGGTAATCAATGCTGCAAAAGGAAATCTGGTAGATGTATATCCTGTGGGAGCGATCAGTAAGAAGCGCGAAGGGAAGGAACTTGCAGAGCTGTACGATATGCAACAAACCGGTGCTATTGCTTTTAGTGACGGCAACAGAAGTGTACAACAGGCCGGCCTGATGAGTCGTGCTCTATTGTATTCTAAAGGGTTCAACGGCTTGATCATATCACATCCGGAAGACGAATCCATGGCGGGTGGCAACCAGATGAATGAAGGTGTTGTCAGTACCTATCTCGGTATGAAAGGGATTCCTAATCTTGCAGAATCATTGATGTTATCCCGTGATCTTTATCTTGCAGAGTACAATGAGTCTCCTATACATTTCTCCACAATCAGCACAGCAGAAGCGGTTGATCTTATTAAGAAGGCAAAAGCAAAAGGACAGCCGGTGACCTGTGATGTCGCAGCTCACCATCTTATGTTGTCAGATAAGGAAGTAGAAGGATTTGATAGTAATTATAAAGTAAATCCTCCGCTACGTACCAAACACGATATAAAGGCTTTACTAAAAGGACTTAAAGACGGTGTAATCAATGCCGTTGTATCTCAACATACACCTCAGGAGGTCGAATATAAAAAAGTAGAATTCCATATCGCTAAGAATGGTATTATAGGTTTGCAAACCGTACTTCCGTTACTGGTACAGGCGGGATTAGATGAAGAGATTATCGTTGAAAAACTGGCAATAGGTCCGCGTAAGGTTTTGGGATTGGAAGTTCCTTTACTGCAGGAGGGAGAAGCAGCGAATATCGTTTTGTTCGATACAAAACAAAAATGGACATTTGATACAGTGCAGAATAAATCCAAATCTGAAAATTCTCCTTTCCTCGGACAGGAAATGACAGGTAAGGTATTACTGGTATTGAATAATGGTAAAATATTTAAAAATTAA
- a CDS encoding UbiX family flavin prenyltransferase yields the protein MSNKIVVAITGASGSIYAKVLLDTLVRIKDQFEEIGVVMSDNAKDVWKYELQNTAYEDYPFTFYSKNDFYAPFASGSARFETMIICPCSMGTLARIAHGTSSDLTTRAADVILKERRKLILIARETPLSKIHLQNMLAVTDAGGIICPASPSYYSLPKDFEELARTVVDRALSLAGIAVESYQWGTKK from the coding sequence ATGTCAAATAAAATAGTGGTGGCGATTACTGGTGCCAGTGGTTCTATATATGCTAAGGTATTACTTGATACGCTGGTCAGAATCAAAGATCAGTTTGAAGAAATAGGAGTAGTGATGTCTGATAATGCAAAAGATGTATGGAAATACGAATTGCAGAATACAGCATATGAGGATTATCCTTTTACATTTTATAGTAAGAATGATTTCTATGCCCCTTTTGCTTCCGGTTCTGCCAGATTTGAGACGATGATCATTTGTCCCTGCTCTATGGGGACATTAGCACGTATTGCGCATGGTACTTCTTCGGATCTGACCACACGTGCAGCAGATGTCATATTGAAAGAGCGCCGGAAACTTATCCTTATTGCAAGGGAGACCCCGCTAAGTAAAATTCATTTGCAGAATATGCTGGCCGTGACCGATGCAGGAGGTATTATATGCCCGGCAAGTCCGTCTTATTACAGTCTTCCAAAAGATTTCGAAGAATTGGCCCGAACCGTTGTGGATAGAGCCTTGTCATTGGCCGGAATTGCTGTGGAATCCTATCAGTGGGGAACAAAAAAATAA
- a CDS encoding ankyrin repeat domain-containing protein, which produces MSLSVLEEYIETGNYQDLELLLRNDPDLVKQNTSHDISPLMLACYYNKTQIVQTILKYITSITIHEACAAGLTQHVEAIILQKPEIVDELSSQGFTPLGIATHFSREDIIRILLKNHADPNIPSQNGYNVYPLHAALNANNSTISKMLIEAGAYVNIAQSSRITPLHLAAQHGNIDLIIVLLENGADISVRNDMGLTAADMAADKGFKEISEILKA; this is translated from the coding sequence ATGAGTTTATCGGTATTAGAAGAGTATATTGAAACGGGCAACTATCAGGATTTGGAATTATTGTTACGAAACGATCCGGATCTGGTAAAACAGAATACCAGTCATGATATTTCCCCCTTAATGCTGGCATGTTACTACAATAAAACTCAGATTGTACAAACTATCTTAAAATACATTACATCGATCACTATTCACGAAGCTTGTGCAGCAGGTCTCACGCAACATGTAGAGGCTATTATTTTACAGAAACCGGAGATCGTGGATGAACTTTCTTCTCAGGGGTTTACGCCTTTAGGGATAGCGACACACTTCTCCAGAGAGGATATTATCCGGATTCTGCTGAAAAATCATGCTGATCCAAATATCCCTTCTCAAAACGGATACAATGTATATCCACTGCATGCGGCACTCAATGCCAATAACAGTACGATCAGTAAAATGCTGATAGAGGCCGGCGCTTATGTAAACATTGCGCAATCATCACGGATCACCCCCTTACATCTGGCAGCGCAACACGGCAATATAGATCTGATTATTGTGCTTTTAGAAAACGGCGCGGATATTTCGGTAAGAAACGACATGGGACTTACAGCCGCTGATATGGCCGCTGATAAGGGATTTAAAGAGATATCCGAAATCCTTAAGGCATAG
- a CDS encoding DUF2851 family protein: protein MRIPEKLLHFIWRFRLFDQYNLQTLQKDVIKIQDVGHYNLNAGPDFLHAKIRIGNEEWNGHIELHVNDKAWYQHQHDKDKSYDNVILHVIWDGDEEVCRSDGSSVPTLCLKPLITSDLITKYEFIMGNSNAWIPCEKQIGDVEPLFVKQWLSRMTVERFHEKYDILIKQFTGYGCDFEKMAFVMLARAFGQKVNADTFQELAEIIPFTLIHKYRDDVMKSEALVLGIAGFLGESEVFEDRYAGNLHKEYQYLRKLHRLPEMDKSRWKFMRMRPYNFPTFRMAQLVSLYRQQEGLFSYIMELETLAELKSLVEKIKLSEFWERHYTLQKAAVQHSTKMGKLAARTLIINSIVQLLFLYGKYFDQEMYICKAMAWLEELEAESNSIVSKFAAIGVPALCAADSQALIHLKSHYCELKKCLDCQIGLQILKPIRS from the coding sequence ATGCGAATACCGGAAAAATTACTTCATTTTATCTGGCGGTTTCGTTTATTTGACCAATATAATCTTCAAACGCTTCAAAAGGACGTTATTAAGATACAGGATGTAGGTCATTATAATCTGAATGCAGGGCCTGATTTTTTGCATGCTAAGATAAGAATTGGCAATGAGGAATGGAATGGCCATATCGAGCTGCATGTCAATGATAAAGCCTGGTATCAGCATCAGCATGATAAAGACAAATCTTATGACAATGTCATTCTGCACGTGATATGGGACGGAGATGAAGAAGTCTGCCGGTCTGATGGTTCTTCTGTTCCCACACTCTGTCTCAAGCCGCTAATCACATCGGATCTTATTACAAAATATGAGTTTATCATGGGCAATTCAAACGCCTGGATTCCCTGTGAAAAGCAGATTGGAGATGTAGAACCCTTATTTGTAAAACAATGGTTATCCCGGATGACGGTAGAGCGTTTTCATGAAAAGTATGATATTCTGATCAAACAATTCACCGGCTATGGATGTGATTTTGAAAAAATGGCTTTCGTTATGCTTGCACGGGCTTTCGGACAAAAAGTCAATGCAGATACCTTTCAGGAACTGGCAGAGATCATCCCTTTTACACTGATCCATAAATACAGGGATGATGTAATGAAATCAGAAGCATTGGTTTTGGGAATAGCAGGTTTTTTAGGAGAAAGCGAGGTTTTTGAAGATAGATATGCCGGCAATCTTCATAAAGAGTATCAGTACCTCAGGAAGCTCCATCGACTGCCGGAGATGGATAAAAGCCGATGGAAATTTATGCGCATGCGACCCTATAACTTTCCCACGTTTCGAATGGCACAGCTCGTCTCGCTGTACCGGCAGCAGGAAGGATTATTTTCCTATATTATGGAGTTGGAAACACTTGCAGAACTGAAGTCATTAGTTGAGAAGATAAAACTTTCTGAATTTTGGGAAAGACATTATACGTTACAAAAGGCTGCTGTACAGCATAGTACAAAAATGGGTAAATTAGCGGCAAGAACCCTGATTATAAATAGTATTGTACAATTATTATTTTTGTATGGTAAATATTTTGATCAGGAGATGTACATTTGTAAAGCTATGGCATGGTTAGAGGAACTGGAAGCAGAGTCCAATTCTATAGTCAGTAAATTTGCAGCTATAGGAGTTCCGGCATTGTGCGCAGCAGATTCGCAGGCATTAATACACCTGAAGTCCCATTATTGTGAACTTAAGAAATGCCTGGATTGTCAGATAGGTTTACAGATATTAAAACCCATACGATCATGA
- the ribD gene encoding bifunctional diaminohydroxyphosphoribosylaminopyrimidine deaminase/5-amino-6-(5-phosphoribosylamino)uracil reductase RibD, translating into MNMQERYMQRCLELALLGAGTVSPNPMVGAVIVHENKIIGEGYTSPYGGPHAEVNAIQQVKDQYPDSADRLLAESDMYVSLEPCAHFGKTPPCANLIVKHNLRKVYIACMDPFAQVNGKGLGILQQAGIEVEVGLLEKEALWLNRRFFTRVRQNRPYVILKWAETADGYMAKNTDEQAWISNEASKQLVHRWRSEEDAILVGTRTALIDNPSLTVREWEGNNPKRVLIDKQLSVPESAAIFSEDADTIVFNAVKTDWQGRIKYIELENYDLYLPQNILYQLYLMDIQSIIIEGGAKTLQLFIDAGLWDEARVIRSKVLWEGGIKAPVVEGELKEQQAVASDDFYLIVKKN; encoded by the coding sequence ATGAATATGCAAGAGCGATACATGCAAAGATGTCTGGAACTCGCCCTACTTGGTGCGGGTACTGTGAGTCCCAATCCTATGGTCGGAGCCGTGATAGTCCATGAGAATAAAATCATCGGTGAGGGATATACCTCGCCTTATGGCGGGCCACATGCAGAAGTCAATGCTATTCAACAGGTGAAGGATCAGTATCCGGATTCAGCAGACCGTTTGCTGGCGGAATCCGATATGTATGTCAGTCTGGAACCTTGTGCACACTTCGGGAAAACACCTCCCTGTGCTAATCTTATAGTAAAGCATAATCTCAGAAAAGTCTATATCGCCTGTATGGATCCCTTTGCTCAGGTCAACGGGAAAGGTCTCGGAATCTTGCAGCAGGCAGGGATAGAAGTAGAAGTCGGTTTGTTAGAGAAAGAAGCCCTCTGGCTAAACAGGCGTTTTTTTACACGTGTCAGGCAGAACAGGCCTTATGTTATCCTCAAATGGGCAGAGACAGCCGATGGATATATGGCAAAGAATACCGATGAACAAGCCTGGATCAGTAATGAAGCCAGTAAGCAACTTGTGCATAGATGGAGATCTGAAGAAGATGCTATATTGGTAGGAACGCGTACCGCATTGATCGATAATCCGTCACTGACAGTGAGAGAGTGGGAGGGAAATAACCCCAAACGTGTCCTAATAGATAAGCAGTTGTCAGTACCGGAGTCTGCAGCTATCTTTTCCGAAGATGCAGATACAATTGTGTTCAATGCAGTCAAGACCGACTGGCAGGGACGTATCAAGTATATCGAATTGGAAAACTACGACTTATATCTGCCTCAGAATATCCTGTACCAGCTATACCTGATGGATATTCAGTCTATTATTATAGAAGGAGGAGCTAAGACCCTTCAGCTCTTTATTGACGCAGGTCTATGGGATGAAGCCAGAGTAATCAGAAGTAAAGTATTATGGGAAGGCGGAATAAAGGCGCCAGTCGTTGAAGGTGAACTGAAAGAACAGCAAGCTGTGGCTTCTGATGATTTTTATTTAATCGTAAAGAAAAATTAG
- the prmC gene encoding peptide chain release factor N(5)-glutamine methyltransferase, with product MNSLQQYEPYFTAQLTKIYDLEEAKSLFFLAVEEVAGINRMQYTVQNDHVVTEEQKVQLDRILQELLRRKPIQHILKKADFYGEIFEVNEFVLIPRPETEELVHLIIGHHRSSAVPLKIIDIGTGSGCIPVILKKHVPAAHVSALDISKEAIAVAKRNAKKMETDIHFVNADILEWEYLFTEQLYDIIVSNPPYITPKEKEEMHSNVLEFEPHLALFVEESAPLLFYETIASFALVHLKPAGDLYFEINQYYGPETADMLRKKGFSKVELIKDMHGADRMIHARR from the coding sequence ATGAATTCACTTCAACAATACGAACCATACTTTACAGCGCAATTGACAAAAATATATGATCTTGAAGAGGCTAAATCTCTTTTTTTTCTGGCTGTGGAAGAAGTTGCGGGTATAAATAGAATGCAGTACACGGTTCAGAATGATCATGTAGTTACCGAAGAACAAAAGGTTCAACTGGATCGCATTCTACAGGAGCTGTTAAGACGTAAACCTATTCAACATATATTGAAAAAGGCTGATTTTTATGGTGAAATATTTGAAGTAAATGAGTTTGTACTCATACCCAGACCTGAAACGGAGGAATTGGTACACCTGATCATAGGACATCATCGTTCTTCTGCTGTTCCACTAAAGATTATAGATATCGGTACCGGTAGTGGATGCATCCCTGTTATACTGAAGAAGCATGTGCCTGCTGCTCATGTCAGCGCGTTGGATATTTCCAAAGAAGCGATTGCTGTGGCTAAACGTAATGCAAAAAAAATGGAGACGGATATTCATTTTGTCAATGCAGACATTCTGGAATGGGAATATCTGTTTACAGAACAGTTGTATGACATTATTGTCAGCAATCCTCCTTATATCACACCTAAGGAAAAAGAGGAGATGCACAGCAACGTACTGGAATTTGAACCACACCTCGCCCTTTTCGTAGAAGAGAGCGCACCTTTGCTTTTTTATGAGACTATTGCGTCTTTTGCTTTGGTTCATCTTAAACCTGCAGGCGATCTTTATTTTGAAATCAATCAATACTACGGACCGGAAACTGCAGATATGTTACGAAAAAAGGGATTTTCAAAGGTGGAATTGATTAAAGACATGCACGGAGCGGACCGGATGATCCATGCACGCAGATAA
- a CDS encoding alpha-L-fucosidase: protein MKLLTLPYILMAGILSVSNLNTTNAQIKYLNESKQNFDKRMQWFVDSRYGMFIHFGLYSQLGGEYKGKDIEGYAEWIQANADIPGEEYALLTQTWNPKNFDAKKIVRLAKDAGMKYLVVTTKHHEGFCLWDSPYTDFDIASTPMKGRDILKELADACKDEGIKFGTYYSIIDWHHSSQYRNPEGKKNADHWFQVAIRPEKKQEYIQYMKNQIKELIDKYDTDILWFDGDWVNWWDMESGRELYEYIRTLKPSIIINNRVAKREEFHKDFGTPEQEHPATGLDYYWEACYTMNNSWGYKKSDNDWKTPNEIADKLQEINEKGGNLLLNIGPDGNGVVPAQSIIILKEAGKLLKAKR from the coding sequence ATGAAATTATTAACCTTGCCATATATTTTGATGGCGGGCATTTTATCTGTAAGCAATTTAAATACAACAAATGCTCAAATCAAGTATCTTAATGAATCAAAGCAGAATTTTGATAAACGTATGCAATGGTTTGTTGACTCCAGGTACGGCATGTTTATCCATTTCGGATTATACAGTCAGCTTGGGGGCGAATACAAGGGAAAAGATATAGAAGGTTATGCCGAATGGATACAGGCCAATGCTGATATACCAGGTGAAGAGTATGCATTATTAACCCAAACCTGGAATCCAAAAAATTTCGATGCTAAAAAAATAGTACGGCTGGCTAAGGATGCAGGCATGAAATACTTAGTGGTGACAACCAAACATCACGAAGGGTTTTGTCTATGGGATTCGCCATATACGGATTTTGATATCGCATCGACACCAATGAAAGGCCGGGATATTTTAAAGGAACTGGCGGATGCATGTAAGGACGAGGGAATAAAATTTGGCACCTATTACAGTATCATCGATTGGCATCACAGCTCTCAATATCGAAACCCTGAAGGGAAGAAAAATGCTGATCATTGGTTCCAGGTCGCTATCCGACCAGAGAAGAAACAAGAATACATTCAGTATATGAAAAATCAGATTAAGGAATTAATCGACAAATATGACACCGATATTCTTTGGTTTGACGGGGACTGGGTCAATTGGTGGGATATGGAGTCTGGACGAGAATTGTATGAATATATCCGCACCTTAAAACCTTCCATAATCATCAACAATAGGGTAGCAAAAAGAGAAGAATTCCATAAAGATTTTGGTACTCCTGAGCAGGAACATCCTGCAACAGGGTTGGATTATTATTGGGAAGCTTGTTACACCATGAATAACTCATGGGGATATAAAAAATCTGATAATGACTGGAAAACTCCGAATGAGATAGCGGATAAACTGCAGGAAATTAATGAAAAGGGAGGAAATCTCTTGCTCAATATCGGTCCGGATGGTAATGGTGTTGTTCCGGCTCAAAGTATAATTATTTTAAAAGAAGCCGGGAAGCTCTTAAAAGCGAAAAGATAA